The following is a genomic window from Fusarium oxysporum Fo47 chromosome IV, complete sequence.
ATCAGTTGACTTGCTTGGATGTACCGCCAACGGCGCCTTCATGCTTGCATGTGCATTTATCAAAAAAGGCGAGGAATTAGTTGTCCTGAGAGCACTGCAAGGTGTTGCCCTGGCTCTGCACTTGTCCAGCTCTGTATCCCTCGTCACCAAGATTTTACCTCGAGGTCGGGGACGCAACCTTGCTTTTGCTTGCCTCGGGCTGAGTCAACCGCTCGGCTTCTCAGTTGGCCTTGTTATTGGAGGTATTCTGGTTGACACGATTGGATGGCGGTCGGCATGGTATCTCTATGGAGGCATCACTCTACTACTTTCAGTTATCGGCTTTTGGTCCTTACCTAAACCTGCTCCACTCGGGACTCTTCAGGACATTGTGCATAGCTTGAAGACAAAGGTTGACTGGGTCGGTGCTTTGCTCGCCTCAGCCTTTATGGCCCTGATTTCGTACTTCCTCGCGTGAGTGCTCTGATGTCTCGTCTTGATCGCCGCTAACCATCTtcgcagcatcatcagcacGGATGTTTACCACATCAAAGAGCCCGGCACCATCGTTATCCTCTGCCTTGGGGTTTTGGCTTTGCCGTTGTTCATCGGCTGGATGCATCGCCAGCACAATTTAGACCTACCGGTTCTCATCCCTAACTCGTTTTGGGACAACTCTGCATTTGTTAGCATCTGCGCCACCATTGCCTTATCCTTTGGAGTATTGACCTCGCTAGAACTCTTTGCCAGTCTCTTGTAAGCTTTCTTCCATTGAGACAGTGGTGATCGATGACTGACCCGAATCATAGCTTCCAAGAAATCCAGCATCTATCGGCCCTCCAAACCGCGATCCGCATTCTCCCAAGCATGGTGGTTGGGGTGATTCTCAACTTCTCCACGGGCCTCTTTGTGCATAAGGTTCCAGCACTCTGGCTCGTCGTCGTAACCTCCCTCCTTTCTGCTGGCTCTCCCTTACTCATGGCAACCATCCAGCCGAGCTGGTCTTACTGGGCCAGCGCATTCTTTGCCCAATTATTTATGCCATTTTCCGTCGATGTGCTCTTTACCGTAGGTCTAAttatcatcaccaacataTTCCCTGAGGATAAGCAGTCCGTCGCTGGGGCTGTATTTAATACTGCAGCCCAGTTTGGAAACGCCTTTGGCTTGGCCGTTATGCAAGTCGTTTCTTCGCTAGTGTCCAAAGATCATGGTGGGATAAAGCCTCCTGAGGTTCTCATGAAGGGATACCGGGCAAGTTTCTGGACCATGTTTGCCTTTATGATGGCATGTGTTATCATTGCTGGAGCTGGGCTGCGAAAGATAGGCAAGATCGGATTAAAGCAGGATTAAAAGTTGATGTGCAGTTTGGAATAAAAGTCTAGAACCAGCAGCCGtaggttaataaataaacatACCAAAAAGGGGAGCAGGATTACAGAGCAAAAAAGGCGGACAGAGGAAGACCATATAGAAACGCTAATGCTTTAAAGATCCTTATGCAGGCTTCCACCCTCCAGCATGCTCATgaacctcttcctctcctcatcGTTCGGCTCAAGCCACTACTCATCCGCATTGATCTCCTTAAATTACTTCTTCTCCCACTCCATCAATCTTGTGCCACGAGACCCCAAGATCCTTGGACACATGGTCCCTCAGAAAATCCAAGGTAAAAAATGAATTACAATACTTACTTATTgaatatattaacttatctattaaatttaatataacATAATTTACAGAGTGTTCAACCCGATTCATCTTTATAAAAAGTCGTAACCTAATCCTTCCTAaccctattatatat
Proteins encoded in this region:
- a CDS encoding major facilitator superfamily domain-containing protein, whose translation is MATQTEALVLPSIPQPALESGSDTQSPSTDSVSQCSDSEHVRPASRFRKAAVTFQLSGVNFASSAANSIIVVGLPRITEDLNLPQSLAFWPSSVPGLATASTLLLAGAVADVLGPRSVDLLGCTANGAFMLACAFIKKGEELVVLRALQGVALALHLSSSVSLVTKILPRGRGRNLAFACLGLSQPLGFSVGLVIGGILVDTIGWRSAWYLYGGITLLLSVIGFWSLPKPAPLGTLQDIVHSLKTKVDWVGALLASAFMALISYFLAIISTDVYHIKEPGTIVILCLGVLALPLFIGWMHRQHNLDLPVLIPNSFWDNSAFVSICATIALSFGVLTSLELFASLFFQEIQHLSALQTAIRILPSMVVGVILNFSTGLFVHKVPALWLVVVTSLLSAGSPLLMATIQPSWSYWASAFFAQLFMPFSVDVLFTVGLIIITNIFPEDKQSVAGAVFNTAAQFGNAFGLAVMQVVSSLVSKDHGGIKPPEVLMKGYRASFWTMFAFMMACVIIAGAGLRKIGKIGLKQD